The stretch of DNA atgctaaagagttggcgttggacaaggaagacaacttaatgggttatgttttcttacatctgagataaattatattgtcatggatcatccaacatgttgatcttgcctttccctctcatgctagccaattctttgcaccaagtagaaatactacttgtgcttccaaatacccttaaaaccagttttgccatgagagtccaccatatctacctatggattgagtaagatccttcaagtaagttatcatcggtgcaagcaataaaaattgctctctaaatatgtatgacttattagtgtgggagaaaataagctttatacgatcttgtgatgtggaagaaataaaagcgacgaactgcataataaaggtccatatcacaagtggcaatataagtgacgttctttcgcattaagattttgtgcatccaaccctgaaagcgcatgacaacctctgctttcctctgcgaagggcctatcttttacttttatcttctaccttatgcaagagtcatggtgatattcacctttcctttttacattttatcctttggcaagcacaacgtgttggaaagatccatatatttatagctaattggatgtgagttttcatgaactattattgttgacattacccttgaggtaaaatgttgggaggcaaaactataagcccctatctttctctgtgtccgattaaaactccataaccataaatattgtgtgagtgttagcaattgtgaaagactaaatgatagttgagtatgtggacttgctgaaaagctcttatattgactctttcctatgttatgataaattgcaattgcttcaatgactgagattagagtttgttagttttcaatgaagtttatgattcatacttgaaattgtgattgaattgttactttagcataagagatcatatgacaataattatataagttgctgttctaagaatgatcatgatgccctcatgcccgtattttatttttatcgacacctctatctctaaacatgtggacatatttttcgatttcggctttcgcttgaggacaagcgaggtctaagcttgggggagttgatacgtccattttgcatcatgcttttatatcgatatttattgcattatgggatgttattacacattatgttacaatacttatgcctattctctcttattttacaaggtttacataaagagggagaatgccggcagctagaattctaggctggaaaatgagcaaatattagagacctattctgcacaactccaaaagtcctgaaactccacggaagttatttttggaaataataaaaagaCTGAGCAaagaaaataccagagggggcccacagcctggccacgagggtggggggcgtgccctacccccctgggcgcgccccccctgcctcgtgggccccctggtggccctccggtgcccatcttctgctatatgaagtctttcgtccgagaaaaaaaatcataagcaagctttcgagatgaaactccgccgccacgaggcggaaccttggcggaaccaatctagggctctggcggagctgttctgccagggacacttccctccgggagggggaaatcatcgacatcgtcatcaccaacgctcctctcatcgggaggggcccaatctccatcaacatcttcaccagcaccatctcatctcaaaccctagttcatctcttgtatccaatctttgtatccaaacctcagattggtacctgtgggttgttagtagtgttgattactccttgtagttgatgctagttggtttacttggtggaagatcatatcttcagatccattatgcatattaatacccctctgattatgaacatgaatatgatttgtgagtagttacgtttgttcctgaggacatgggagaagtcttgccattagtagtcatgtgaatttggtattccttcaatattttgatgggatgtatgttgtcatccctctaatggtgtcatgtgaacgtcgactacatgacacttcaccattgtttgggcctagagggaggcattgggaagtaataagtagatgatgggttgctagagtgacagaagcttaaaccctagtttatgcgttgattcgtaaggggctgatttggatccatatgtttcatgctatggttaggtttaccttaatacttctgttgtagttgcggatgcttgcaataggggttaaccataagtgggatacttgtccaagtaagggcagtacccaagcaccggtccacccacatatcaaattatcaaagtaccgaacgcgaatcatatgagtgtgatgaaaactagcttgacgatcattctcatgtgtcctcgggagcgctttccttcatataagagtttgtctaggcttgtcctttgctacaaaaaggattgggccatcttgctgcaccttgtttacttttattacttgttgctcgttaccaattaccttatcacagaAACTATgtgttactgataatttcagtgcttgcagagaataccttgctgaaaaccacttatcatttccttctgctcctcattgggttcgacactcttacttatcgaaaaggctacgatagatcccctatacttgtgggtcatcaatctCTTGTTTCTCCTCGATCTATAATATATCATGCATTAGCGAGATTGCTTGCTCAACTTTCTTATGACATCTATGCGTATGACACAAACAAGGGAGACCATTTGAGTGCGATGTTATGGCGCCTAACACCATGGTCATTGACCACAACTTAATCACAAGTGAATCTTGTGTGGACAAATTATGGCAAATTTCTTTGATTCTACATGGAATAACGGTATGTTCATATTAATTTCATGTTTGGAGTCTCCCATTCGCAAAACACACCACCCAACATCACTCTGAGATCAGCAAGATCGTGTGACTTCCACGAGGCTCCAACTTCTAGCACCACCTCCGTTCACCCAGTTCCTTGCTTATTTGGCTAGTCATTGTCACCTTAGGAGGGGTTCCAACATTTGTTTACTAGTATATATACTAGCTTTGCCTTTGAATAACTTGTCTTATCATGTGGTGTAGTTGTCGTTCATCTCCATATGGGCACCCTCCCCATTGAATAAATTGCCCTTTTAGATTTGTCATGTTTCGCCTTGCCAACAGCCTTGTTGCTCCTTCTTGGTGGGTCCATATCTCCTCCTTTCCTCCTCTAAAGCTTAGTTGAGTGTATTCTCCACCAAAGACTACAACTTTGTCATTGTCAACATGAATGTATGCTACCGGTCACTTGTCTTGCATGACCTAGGTGGATATTTCTTGTCAACATGGTTGCCTCTCTTCGACATCCTTTCAAAAGTCTGCAAGCTCTATGTGGGAGTCCTAGAAGGCCCTCACTCTCGGGCTGATATGGTACCCTAGTAGGGTCATGTGATCATCGAGAGTGGTCCCATGCACCTTATTCATAGCGTTGCATCGATAGGAGTTCATCTTTGAGGCGAAGTCGACCGATGCAAAATGAATAAATTactttttcctttcctttttggaGGTCCTTATGTGTTGTAGTGACCACAATATCCTTTTTTCTTCACGGTCCCTTTAATTTGCGTAAGAGAAACATTGGCATCACTTTTGATATAACAATATCTAGCAGCTTTTTGGTATTATGGGCCCATAGTGCTTAAAATATGTCTTTCATTTTCTTAGAACATTGAAATTGGGTAGTCTGGTCTTCCTGGTCGTCTCTGGCCCTTGGATTACCGTGCAATCACGTCTATTCATGCTAAGTGGGACAAGCGTCCTAAATGGTAGATATTTTGGTGGTTGATTGGGTGTGCCTAGCACGTGGAGGTAACGACCTatcgataaaagtagagaaaggGCCTCCTGGTCGACAGAAGGAAGAGGTGTCTTCTTTTTCTAGAAAAATTACATTGCATTTAGAAAAGATATGCAATGAAAAAATGAAGGGGATTTTAGCTGCAAGGAGATCATAGGAGATTGGAGAGAATCGAGGGGGATTTTGACATGTAAAGGGATTTAATCCCCTCAATCCCCTTCGACCCCCTCGGTACCCACCAAATCGAACGTAAAACCCGACTGAAGTTTGTTGATGGCAACCAAATGATGAAATGAATAAAGTACCTGGCCTTGAGCCCTTTTCTGCAAAAGAAGTGAATATGTATCACCTagactctttttttttcctttAGAAAAGTATAGGAGTATCATCTAGACTCTTTTGCTCCAAAATCTAACACCTTATGTGTATAACCTGCTGAATTAATGGAAGATCACCGTAGCACGAGTCTAGAGCCGTACAAAGAGTGAAGTCCAACGGACGGACGAGATCTCTCCATCCTCCGACGCCGCGACCCCTGGCTGGGAGCCGGACACATCGCACCCACCTCGCCCTTGCGTCCACCGTCGCCGCGAGCTCGAATTCCCCTCGAGCCACGTCTGCCCGCGTGAGGACACGTAAAGCCTCCCTTCCCCTGTCCCCACATGTGAGTCTCACGAGGCTCGATTATTCTTAACCCTCTCTCCCCGCCTCCCCCCGTCTCCTCCTCCGGTCGCCCAACCGAGCAGGGGTGTCGCCATTGTCGCCTCTCACCAGCAGGCCGCCTCCGCATCCGTCACTAGGTCACGAGGCCTGGGATCCCCCGCCCCCTCGCTGTGACCTCGCCGCGATGTGGTGGAGGGCGGTGGCCAGGGCTCGCCGCCGGATCCCGGGAGCGCGGCCCttgtcgacggcggcggcggggaagagcGGCCGCGAGGTGGTGGTGCCGCGGTTCGGCGGGCCGGAGGTGCTGCAGGTGAGGCAGGGGGTGCCCGCGCCCGATCTGAAGCCCGGGGAGGTGCTCGTGCGCGCGCGCGCCGTCTCCATCAACCCCCTCGACCTGCGAGTGAGCACTCCCCCCATTTTGGACACCCCCTCCCCACCTTGGGACTGAACTGTCTGGTGAAAACAGTCACTTTCTCTTTCGTTTCTGATGACATGCTGGGAATTAGGATTAGCTTGGGTCGTCGGGCGCCTGTTTTATCTGAACCGATCGCATTGTAGGAATTTATTGGCCACTCACTAATTTGTTGCGACGCTTGCTACTGAATAGTGTGAGGATTACTGCCATTTCAATGAAAGACTGCTATAATAAACATTAGAGTTAATACATTTTTGGTCCCAGATGACACATGATGGGTGTTATCAGAATATGAGATGTACTGTTCTGTTctcagaataaatggatctgcTTTAAGATTATATCATTCCATTGCTAATTGTGGAATGTTTACTTGGTAAATGTATTGTTTATCGGCAGATGCGGTCTGGCTATGGCCGTTGCATATTCGAGCCACTCCTACCTCTCATCATTGGCCGGGACATCAGTGGTGAAGTTGCAGCTACAGGGACTTCTGTGTCGTCATTCTATATTGGGCAAGAAGTGTTTGGTGCCTTGCATCCAACAGCGATTAGAGGGACATGTGCTGATTATGCAGTTCTTTCACAGGATGAGCTTACTTCTAAACCATCTACGCTCACTCATGTGGTAGGAGCTCACTGAAATCCTACCCTTTGCATTCTACTATTTCTTCAAAAGTCCAATTCAGGATTACTTTCAGTTTGTCCACCTAGATTATTCAATAGTTTTACTATAATGATTTGATCTAGTTTTGGACATATACCCTGTTTCAGCCTCTAATATATACAAGATATAATTTTTAATCAGTTTCAAGGGTGCACATTTGATAGTTATTTTTTACATATTCAGCAAAGGGTCTGTTATTTTTTTACATTTGGTGATGGAGAGAAGAATTTTATTTTTTCTTAAGTTAGTTGATGACTGAAGACATGGTGTTTAGTTTGGTTACCTGCTTGAAAAAAAGGCTCCTTACAAGCAGCGAGAGCTAATTTTTGTTTATATTATAGGAGGCCAGTGCAATTCCGTTTGCTGCGTTGACTGCGTGGCGTGCTTTATATGGTACTGCTGGAATTTCTAAAGGGTATGTTATATTGCACACCACAGTTTGACAAGTTGCCTTTGTTGCTGTTTCTTGTGAATTGGTCGCACATTGGTTGATTTACTGAATATTGTTAATATGACCACTATTTACTGCTATGCTCATGATCTAGGTAGGTATGCAATAGATGATTTCTGAATTATGCTGAATTTTCTTTGGCAATTATATTTGTCCTCCTCCCATTTGCGTATTCAGCAGCCAACCAGAAGCATGTTACTGTCAAAAGTTAATTTATGTGAAGTTTTAGGAATATTTGTTATATTTTGCGCTACAGTTTCTCTCAGCTTCTACCGTGTACTACCTCCGTCTCGAATTACTTGTCCTAGATTTGTTTTAGTATAGTTTTGGCatgttttagtattagatacatctgtatctagacaaatctgaGACAAGTAATTTGGGACGGAGGTAATACTTGGCAACTCTGCAGGAAGCCTGGAACGCTGCACTTCCCTTTTGATTGTTCTGAAAGCCAATCTGTTAGCTAGGCCAACAATCCTGATTAAATGCCATCATATTAAAGTTTATTTTTCCATTCTTATGAACTGGGCGCAATCAATTTTTATTTTAGACAAAGATTACTTGTGCTTGGTGGAGGAGGAGCAGTTGGGCTTTCTGCTGTTCAGCTTGCGGTAGCTGCAGGATGTAGTGTTTCAGCTACCTGTGGAGCCCAAAGTATCGAGCAAGTTTTGGCAGCCGGTGCTGAAAAGGCTATTGATTACGCCAGAGAGGTAAAAATCCTTCAGAAGTCAGAAGTCTCTTGACCTTCCAATATTTTGACCTCAACAACATAGCATAGTCATGTATGTCCCTGGTTTGTGTCGATATTTCACTGTATAATTATCATTCTTTTAGCAGAATAAGAATGCATATAGTGGGATAGTTATGTAATAATATGGTACTAGGACAGCACATTTCATTTCTGTCACTTTTATCTATCACTCTAGTTTTATTGCTATATGAGCTGGTAAATTCATGCATAAATGAAAAAAGGGGAACCTAGAATCATCACTTTTTCAACTCCACTTTGCTCTGTGATGCTGAGTACAAGAAACTGCTAGCTGTTGTGTATTATTATCCCCTTTCATGTATTTTGCTGAATCTCCCAATTCTTTTCGATGCTATGAAGCAGCAAAATTACTTATGCAGTTTAGCAGGATGTGTCTGATACGTACAGAGTGGCTTTACTTAGGTCTGGTGTTACTACTATTTCTTTCCTTGCAAAACTGCAGTACGGCAGTATTTTTAGATTTATCGACCATGCTCTTGGTGCCAGTAGTTCTGAATGTGAGCTTGAGCTGTTGTGCAACTCCatgtgtctgtgtgatctgatgTATACATATAACATAACATTCTGAAATTGTTAGTTATTCTCCATATCTGAGAAAGCATGAAAGAACTTTGTGTCAGGGGTAAATAATCTTTTCTGCAGTTTGGTGAAATAGTTAAGGCGCTACCCTCTCATATGTTTTGATTCTCTTCTCAAGAAATTCCTAGCCTTGAATAGCATTTCGTCCATGATGTTTATGTTTTACATTGTACACTACAGGATACTGAATCGACGGTTACAGGAAAGTTTGATGCCGTGTTAGATACAATAGGAATAGCTGAAACTGAAAGAGTTGGCATTAATCTTCTGAGAAGAGGCGGACATTATATGACCCTTCAGGTAATCAATCTGCATGTTTAATCTTTCCGTGTGTTTCTTTTATTTCTCCTTTCCTTATTGTCTTCCCTTTTACATGAATTAGGGAGAAGCAGCTTCACTAGCAGATAGATATGGATTATATGTGGGACttcctgctgctactgctactTTATTGAAGAAACAGATGCAGTATCGTTGTTCTCATGGAATAGGTAAAGAGCTCCGTTGGCCTGTATATTTTGATCCAATAGTATAATTCGTTTTGGAACTTGTTATTATATCTGAGTCTGAGGGATCCTATTTAATCACTATAGATTATGTGGTAACTGTTTATAATCTGTCGAGGCCCACAATTCCAATCACAAGCTGATTGCTGCCATCTAGAACTTGGTCAGTAACTGTCCAAGAAAATGCTGTTTTAGCAACAAATAAGAAAAAGAAGCAAGCAATACAAAGTGCATTCTTTAGTTGAGTTACAAACACCACTAGGATTTGGTGGTTTTAGTTTTATAAAATGCTTTCCCTAGCTATCTaggtactccctctgtccgaaaaagcttgtcccaaacttgtccctcaaatggatgtatctagcactaacttgatgctagatacattcatttgagGGACAAGCTTTTCCGGACGGAGGAAGTAGCATATACCCCCTCCGTCCGGAAAtggataaaaatggatgtatctagaactaaaatacttctagatacatccatttctccGATAGGTTTTCTGGATGGATGGAGTATTCCATTATCTGTGCAAGATGTTGTTCTTAACAAATGCTGTTCACATCCAATCTAATATAATTTCAGAGTACTGGTGGACATACATGAGAGCTGATCCTGACGGTCTCCATGAGATCCAGAGGCTGTCCGGAGCTGGAAAACTACAGATACCTGTGGAGAAGACTTTTCCTATCAGCCAAGTAAGAGAAGCTCATGAGGCCAAGGAGAAAAGACTGGTGCCTGGCAAGGTGGTTCTAGAGTTCGACTAGTGTTAGCAGGGGTTCGTCCGACGATCACGGAAGGACCGACGTTCCTTCTTAATTGTACCATGATGTTTATTTTTTGTCTTTCTCCCAAAGAAAAGTCGTGCGGCTTTGAAGCTATAAATTTGCTCGTTCTCTAGGTAGTACTACAGGGTTATTTTGTCGGGTTTTAGTGTAAATGCAGTAAATAATGATATGCAATACGAAGAGACTTATTTCAGTGGATCCCAGTCATTGTTATTTTCAGGTGCATTTTCTCCTGCCAGAATACGTTTGTGGATGAGACCGTTCGTGGTTAATACTCTTCGCTTCCTGACAAAATTTCTCAATGTCTGTTCCGTGTTTGTTCTGCTAATATTCCAATACCAGAGTCCTTAAAAATCACTTTCATGCCAAAAGGAATTACCACTTGAGCTGTTAACTTGATTACTCTCTAATATTAGTATAACTCTTAAGTCTGAATACGAAGTAACTACAATTCCAGGCACCTCGTTACTACCAGGAACATATCATCCTCTGATGTCAACAAAAGAAAGAAAGGAATATATCATCCTCCATCGACAGCTCCAATTCAGACCAAACCTCTCGGGACAAACTATTCACAACACGCGCTACACAAATCTCAGCGCTGGTTTTCCAACGCGATGGAATGGAATCATTCAAGGAACTGCCTACGGAGGCGATCTGCATCTGCCATCGGCAGCTAAGCAGCCGTGGGCTGCTGAGCTGCTTGCTCTGGCTCTGGCTCTGGCTGGGCTGCGCCCGAAGTGAAGGCCCTTGGAAGAACCCACGGCCACCCTCCCCCTACCCCCGTCACCCGCTCCACCTCGGCCACCCTCAGCTTCATCATCTGCTTTTCTCTCTCGAGCTCCTCCATCTTCTCCTTTATTTCCTGCCATTTTTATAAACATGAAAAAAGAGTCGATCATCTCCGCACAACTGTTGACAAGATTGTATGTAGGGCATGTTCCAAATAAACTGTCAGCGATTTGTTTTGTCTCTTGATATGTAGGATAAAAATAGCTGTTCATAACCGAGAGAAATCTGAATTCTTGACAGTAGAGTCCACAACACAGATTACTGGCACTTTCTGTCGTGTACTTGATCGTGATATATCCTAGAAATCTCATGTTTTCCATTATAAATATGGAAGTGTTTTTTTTTCATAAAGGAGGCTatcccccggcctctgcatcaataAATATGGAAGCGTGAAAACTGTCATCTTTTTTCCCGAAAAGAGGACTACCCCAGCCTCTGCATCACGCGATGCAAACAACCAAATTTTATTCCccccgtttctaaatataagctattttagagatttcaatacggACTACATACGAATGTATAGACGTAtattagagtgtagattcactcattttgctttgtatgtagtctgtattagaatctctaaaaagtcttatatttaggaatggagggaatAAAAGTGAAAAGCATTTGAGTCAACGAGTACCAGACAGTGGTGCAAATAAAAACAAAACACGACCACAACCGATCGGACAATGAACCAATCATCTTACCTCCAGTGCCTTCTTACGGGCCTCTTCTTTTCTGGCTTCTGACTTGCCACTTCTATGAACCTCAAAGATTATTGCACCACAAGCAACCTGAGAAATTACGTGGGAGTCCATGTCAGTTGTAATCATCTGCCATCATACAATCATCAAGTATTTCTAGGGGTCTGAAGATCTAGGACAGTTAGTGATAACAGAAACCAGATTCTTGGACTTGTTGGGTTTTTAGTTCTTCCATATGCATTACAGAAAGTTGTTAATAACTCAACAGTCCATTTCGGTCCAGAGTACTTACCGAGAAAATGAACAGTTCACCAAGAAGATCTGTAGCAGCTTGAATAGCTTTCTCTTCATTCAGGGGCCGGATGTGAATGTCAGTCGCACGTCCAATAAGCCGCCTCTGCATGTTTGTTGCTAAACGATGGTTTGCCTGAACATAGTGGGGCATACATCTTGTCAATACAGTAATCACACTCACACAATGtattacatatata from Triticum urartu cultivar G1812 chromosome 3, Tu2.1, whole genome shotgun sequence encodes:
- the LOC125544823 gene encoding reticulon-4-interacting protein 1, mitochondrial, which translates into the protein MWWRAVARARRRIPGARPLSTAAAGKSGREVVVPRFGGPEVLQVRQGVPAPDLKPGEVLVRARAVSINPLDLRMRSGYGRCIFEPLLPLIIGRDISGEVAATGTSVSSFYIGQEVFGALHPTAIRGTCADYAVLSQDELTSKPSTLTHVEASAIPFAALTAWRALYGTAGISKGQRLLVLGGGGAVGLSAVQLAVAAGCSVSATCGAQSIEQVLAAGAEKAIDYAREDTESTVTGKFDAVLDTIGIAETERVGINLLRRGGHYMTLQGEAASLADRYGLYVGLPAATATLLKKQMQYRCSHGIEYWWTYMRADPDGLHEIQRLSGAGKLQIPVEKTFPISQVREAHEAKEKRLVPGKVVLEFD
- the LOC125544824 gene encoding OPA3-like protein → MVLPLMKLGLLAFRTLSKPVANKLKRNAGIHPRFRGFIIDVAQANHRLATNMQRRLIGRATDIHIRPLNEEKAIQAATDLLGELFIFSVACGAIIFEVHRSGKSEARKEEARKKALEEIKEKMEELEREKQMMKLRVAEVERVTGVGGGWPWVLPRAFTSGAAQPEPEPEQAAQQPTAA